A region from the Osmerus eperlanus chromosome 11, fOsmEpe2.1, whole genome shotgun sequence genome encodes:
- the mlnr gene encoding motilin receptor, giving the protein MPWTKPQSELYSGSTNIMDDHHYEGSLFPTSTLIPVTVICILLFIVGVTGNTMTILIIQRFKDMKTTTNLYLSSMAVSDLVIFLSLPFDLYRLWKYVPWVFGGLVCRLYHYINEGCTYATILHITALSMERYLAISFPLWAKVVVTKRRVQYIIVALWTFALLSAAPTLFLVGVEYENDTHPDYSTRQCKHTNYAISSGQLHTMLWVSTTYFFCPMFCLIFLYGSIGCKLWKSKNDLQGHCAIDRERSHRQTVKILVVVVLGFIICWLPYHIGRNLFAQVDDYHEAKLSQNFNVGSMVLCYLSASINPVLYNLMSTKYRAAARRLFLLSHRPQQNQHFQRQLSVREDITTLNETLTGV; this is encoded by the exons ATGCCCTGGACCAAACCCCAATCAGAGCTCTATTCTGGCTCAACAAACATCATGGATGACCACCACTACGAAGGTTCTCTGtttcccacctccaccctcatcccagTCACTGTGATCTGTATTCTGCTCTTCATTGTTGGTGTGACTGGAAACACCAtgaccatcctcatcatccagCGCTTCAAAGACATGAAGACAACCACCAACCTGTACCTTTCCAGCATGGCTGTGTCTGACTTAGTCATCTTCCTCAGCCTGCCCTTTGACCTGTACCGCCTCTGGAAGTATGTCCCTTGGGTCTTTGGTGGGCTGGTGTGCCGTCTCTACCACTACATCAACGAGGGCTGCACATACGCCACCATCCTGCACATTACTGCCCTGAGCATGGAGCGTTACTTGGCAATCAGTTTCCCTTTGTGGGCCAAGGTGGTGGTGACCAAGCGCAGGGTTCAGTACATAATTGTTGCTCTCTGGACCTTTGCTCTTCTCTCTGCAGCACCAACACTATTTCTGGTTGGGGTGGAGTATGAAAATGACACTCATCCAGATTACAGCACCCGCCAGTGCAAACATACCAACTATGCCATTAGCTCAGGACAACTGCACACTATGCTCTGGGTGTCTACCACTTATTTCTTCTGCCCCATGTTCTGCCTCATTTTCCTGTATGGTTCTATTGGATGCAAGCTGTGGAAGAGCAAGAATGACCTGCAGGGTCACTGTGCCATCGACCGTGAGAGGTCCCATAGGCAGACTGTCAAGATTCTTG TGGTAGTGGTACTAGGTTTTATCATCTGCTGGCTGCCCTATCACATTGGTAGAAACCTGTTTGCTCAGGTGGATGACTACCATGAGGCCAAGCTGAGTCAGAACTTCAATGTAGGCTCCATGGTGCTCTGCTACCTCAGTGCCTCCATCAACCCAGTGCTGTACAACCTCATGTCTACCAAGTACAGGGCCGCCGCTCGCCGACTGTTCCTGCTCTCCCACAGACCTCAACAAAATCAACATTTCCAGAGACAGCTTTCTGTCAGGGAGGACATCACAACCCTCAATGAGACCCTAACTGGGGTGTAG